The following proteins are encoded in a genomic region of Neisseria perflava:
- a CDS encoding YdcH family protein — MFPEYRDLISKLKQEDAHFARLFEEHNELDDKITGLVNNVVTSGAEEIEELKKAKLKLKDELYALLQKAAGK, encoded by the coding sequence ATGTTTCCAGAATATCGCGATCTGATTTCTAAACTGAAACAAGAGGATGCACACTTTGCCCGTTTGTTTGAGGAGCACAACGAGCTGGACGATAAAATTACCGGTTTGGTGAATAACGTGGTAACCAGCGGCGCCGAAGAAATCGAGGAGCTGAAAAAAGCCAAACTCAAACTCAAAGACGAATTGTATGCCCTTTTGCAAAAAGCAGCAGGCAAATAA
- a CDS encoding FepA family TonB-dependent siderophore receptor gives MKTFTLAILPLALISAFSHAAEEKAVEQAEVDTVYVTAEKQLQQSLGVSRISKDDIDKRPAANDISEFVRTMPGVNLTGNTATGQRGNKRQIDLRGMGPENTLILIDGKPVNSRQSERISMRGERNTRGDSNWVPVEEIESITVLRGPAATRYGSGAMGGVVNIVTKKVSKEFKGQVNLYANQPQDSKEGATRRIGFNLSGPIIQDTLGFRIYGNLNKTDADAADINAGHGNDSAAGVEGVRNKDIAGRLQWKISPAQTLILDSSYSRQGNIYNGDTQNSNPRSALVNSLADGKAETARLYRSAYSLTHDGAWEWGDTKNVISYERTVNSHLPEGLAGGPEGSYTGLDFVQSRLKNLRFSSEANIPFKLGVDNVLTVGAEFTDSKLDDPASNSQGFKDQGKTDAFNGISATRGGKASQRNWAAYVEDNISLTDKTHLIPAIRFDHNSDSGSNWSPALNFSHQIGENWLVKGGVARAYKAPNLYQTNPDFILYTRGQGCPLNAPNSVRCYYMGNGNLKPETSINKEIGLEFNKNGWQASATYFHNAYRNKIVIGDQLIATSNIGNWLLQWENTPKATISGIEGNLVIPLHDTLKWSNNFTYMHKSEDYQGNPLSLVPKHTINSTLSWTPNERFDANLTFTHYGRTKPRGVAVNRLEQNGNPRAGVAALSSEHNQTQVGSYGIWGINAGYNWNKRVAVRGGISNLFDKKLYRTTAGAQTYNEHGRAFYGSLKVSF, from the coding sequence ATGAAAACATTCACACTCGCCATTTTGCCTTTGGCGTTAATTAGTGCATTCTCACACGCAGCTGAAGAGAAAGCAGTTGAGCAGGCTGAAGTCGATACCGTTTACGTTACTGCCGAGAAGCAGTTACAGCAATCGCTCGGCGTATCGCGTATTTCTAAAGACGACATCGACAAACGCCCTGCAGCCAATGATATTTCCGAATTTGTCCGCACCATGCCCGGTGTCAATCTGACCGGCAATACGGCAACAGGTCAGCGTGGCAACAAACGCCAAATCGACTTGCGCGGTATGGGTCCTGAAAACACTTTGATTTTGATTGACGGCAAGCCGGTTAATTCGCGCCAGTCCGAACGTATCAGTATGCGCGGTGAACGCAATACGCGTGGCGACAGTAACTGGGTACCGGTTGAAGAAATCGAATCCATTACCGTCTTGCGCGGTCCGGCGGCGACCCGTTACGGGTCGGGTGCGATGGGCGGCGTGGTCAATATCGTCACCAAAAAAGTGTCTAAGGAATTTAAAGGCCAAGTCAATCTTTACGCCAATCAACCGCAAGACAGCAAAGAGGGCGCAACCCGCCGTATCGGCTTTAATTTGAGCGGCCCGATTATCCAAGATACTTTGGGCTTCCGCATTTACGGCAATCTGAATAAAACGGATGCAGATGCGGCCGATATCAATGCAGGACACGGCAACGACAGCGCGGCCGGTGTAGAAGGCGTACGCAATAAAGACATTGCCGGCCGTCTGCAATGGAAAATCAGCCCAGCGCAAACGCTGATTTTAGACAGCAGCTACAGCCGTCAGGGCAATATCTACAACGGTGATACGCAAAACAGCAATCCACGTTCTGCTTTAGTTAATTCTCTGGCCGACGGCAAAGCCGAAACTGCCCGTTTATACCGTTCTGCTTATTCTTTAACACATGACGGCGCATGGGAATGGGGTGATACCAAAAACGTAATTAGTTATGAGCGTACAGTCAACAGCCACTTGCCTGAAGGTTTGGCCGGCGGTCCGGAAGGCAGCTATACAGGCTTGGATTTTGTTCAAAGCCGTCTGAAAAACCTGCGCTTCAGCAGCGAAGCGAATATTCCGTTTAAACTTGGTGTTGATAATGTGTTGACGGTCGGTGCGGAATTTACTGACAGTAAGTTGGACGATCCTGCTTCCAATAGTCAGGGATTTAAAGACCAAGGTAAAACCGATGCGTTTAACGGTATCTCCGCAACGCGCGGCGGCAAGGCTTCGCAACGTAACTGGGCAGCCTACGTTGAAGACAATATTTCATTGACCGACAAAACCCATTTGATTCCAGCCATCCGCTTCGACCACAACAGCGACAGCGGCAGCAACTGGAGTCCGGCTTTGAACTTCTCGCATCAAATCGGCGAAAACTGGTTGGTTAAAGGCGGTGTTGCCCGTGCGTACAAAGCGCCAAACCTGTATCAAACCAATCCCGACTTTATCCTGTACACACGCGGTCAGGGATGTCCGCTCAATGCGCCGAACAGTGTCCGCTGCTACTACATGGGCAACGGAAATTTGAAACCTGAAACCAGTATCAATAAAGAGATTGGCCTTGAGTTCAACAAAAACGGCTGGCAGGCTTCTGCAACCTATTTCCATAATGCGTACCGCAATAAAATCGTGATCGGCGACCAGCTCATTGCTACCAGCAATATCGGCAACTGGCTCCTGCAATGGGAAAATACGCCGAAAGCGACTATTTCGGGTATCGAAGGCAACTTGGTGATTCCGTTGCATGACACACTCAAGTGGAGCAACAATTTCACTTACATGCACAAATCCGAAGATTATCAAGGCAATCCATTGTCTTTGGTGCCGAAACACACCATCAACAGCACATTGTCTTGGACACCGAACGAACGCTTCGATGCCAACCTGACCTTTACCCACTACGGTCGCACCAAGCCGCGCGGCGTGGCAGTCAACCGTTTGGAGCAAAACGGCAATCCGCGTGCAGGCGTGGCAGCGTTGTCTTCCGAACATAACCAAACGCAAGTCGGCTCTTACGGTATTTGGGGCATCAATGCCGGCTACAACTGGAATAAACGCGTGGCCGTCCGTGGCGGTATCAGCAATCTGTTTGACAAAAAACTGTATCGCACAACTGCCGGCGCACAAACTTACAACGAGCATGGCCGTGCCTTCTACGGCAGTTTGAAAGTATCGTTTTAA
- a CDS encoding NAD(P)H-dependent oxidoreductase — MNQITREQMLQVFENRCSTRYYDPNKKISQEDFAAILEFARLSPSSVGSEPWKFLVIQNKALREKIKPFSWGMQSQLDDCSHLVIILAKKNARYDTPFFRSVAERRGLQGEQLEKALARYKSFQETDIKIADDQRALFDWSGKQTYIALANMLTGAAAIGIDSCPIEGFNYDKMNEVLAAEGLFDANEWGVSVAATFGYRAKEITKKSRKPIDEMVTWVE; from the coding sequence ATGAATCAAATTACACGCGAACAAATGCTGCAAGTATTCGAAAATCGCTGCTCCACCCGTTATTACGATCCCAACAAAAAAATCAGCCAAGAAGATTTTGCAGCGATTTTAGAATTTGCCCGCCTCTCGCCCAGCTCTGTCGGCTCCGAGCCATGGAAATTCTTGGTGATTCAAAACAAAGCCCTGCGTGAGAAAATCAAGCCTTTCAGCTGGGGGATGCAATCGCAACTGGACGACTGCAGCCATCTGGTGATTATCCTTGCCAAGAAAAATGCCCGTTACGATACCCCGTTCTTCCGCAGTGTTGCCGAACGCAGGGGCCTGCAAGGAGAGCAACTGGAAAAAGCGTTGGCAAGATACAAAAGCTTCCAAGAAACCGACATTAAAATTGCCGACGACCAACGCGCACTCTTTGACTGGAGCGGTAAGCAGACCTATATTGCTTTGGCCAATATGCTTACAGGTGCAGCGGCCATCGGCATCGATTCCTGCCCAATAGAAGGCTTCAACTACGACAAAATGAACGAAGTATTGGCGGCAGAAGGCCTGTTTGATGCCAACGAATGGGGCGTATCCGTAGCGGCAACATTCGGCTATCGCGCCAAAGAAATCACTAAAAAATCACGCAAACCGATTGATGAAATGGTGACTTGGGTCGAATAA
- the aspA gene encoding aspartate ammonia-lyase, translating to MTVRIEHDLLGDREIPAEVYWGIHTLRAIENFKISTQKISDVPQFVRSMVMVKKATAQANGALGAIKPEIAAAIEKACDEVLVKGRCLDQFPSDVYQGGAGTSVNMNTNEVIANLALEVLGHEKGHYDIVNPMDHVNASQSTNDAYPTGFRLAVYYSIGELLDKLAVLKNAFAAKAEEFKDVLKMGRTQLQDAVPMTAGQEFQSFQVLLEEEILNLDRTRSLLLEVNLGATAIGTGVNTPKGYAALVVEKLSEVSGLPCKLTENLIEATSDCGAYVMVHGALKRTAVKLSKICNDLRLLSSGPRAGLKEINLPELQAGSSIMPAKVNPVIPEVVNQVCFKVIGNDTTITFAAEAGQLQLNVMEPVIAQCMFETISLLGNAAVNLSDKCVKGITVNREICERYVFNSIGLVTYLNPYIGHRNGDLVGKICAQTGKGVREVVLERGLLSEEELNRILSPENLINPHL from the coding sequence ATGACTGTACGAATCGAACACGATTTACTGGGCGACCGCGAGATCCCTGCTGAAGTATATTGGGGCATCCATACTTTGCGCGCCATTGAAAACTTTAAAATTTCCACACAAAAAATTTCCGACGTACCGCAATTTGTCCGCAGCATGGTCATGGTTAAAAAAGCCACTGCGCAAGCCAACGGCGCATTAGGTGCCATCAAGCCGGAAATCGCGGCCGCCATCGAAAAAGCCTGCGATGAAGTATTGGTCAAAGGCCGCTGCCTCGACCAATTCCCGTCCGACGTTTATCAAGGCGGCGCCGGTACTTCGGTCAACATGAATACCAACGAAGTCATTGCCAACCTCGCATTGGAAGTCTTGGGACACGAAAAAGGCCACTACGACATCGTCAATCCTATGGACCATGTCAACGCCAGCCAATCCACCAACGACGCCTACCCTACCGGCTTCCGCCTTGCCGTGTATTACAGCATCGGCGAATTGCTCGACAAACTGGCCGTCCTGAAAAACGCCTTTGCCGCCAAAGCCGAAGAATTTAAAGACGTTTTGAAAATGGGCCGCACCCAGCTTCAAGATGCCGTGCCGATGACTGCCGGCCAAGAATTCCAATCTTTCCAAGTGTTGTTGGAAGAAGAAATCCTCAACCTCGACCGTACCCGCTCCCTGTTGCTTGAAGTCAACCTCGGCGCCACCGCCATCGGTACAGGCGTGAATACGCCTAAAGGCTATGCGGCTTTGGTTGTTGAGAAGCTTTCCGAAGTCAGCGGTCTGCCTTGCAAACTGACTGAAAACCTGATCGAAGCGACCTCCGACTGCGGCGCATATGTGATGGTACACGGTGCATTGAAACGCACAGCCGTCAAACTGTCCAAAATCTGTAACGACTTGCGCCTGCTTTCTTCCGGTCCGCGCGCCGGTTTGAAAGAAATCAACCTGCCTGAATTGCAGGCCGGTTCTTCCATCATGCCCGCCAAAGTCAATCCCGTGATTCCTGAAGTCGTCAACCAAGTCTGCTTCAAAGTTATCGGCAACGACACCACCATCACTTTCGCAGCCGAAGCAGGTCAGTTGCAGCTGAACGTTATGGAGCCGGTAATCGCCCAATGTATGTTTGAAACCATTTCCCTCTTGGGCAATGCCGCGGTCAACCTGTCCGACAAATGCGTCAAAGGCATTACGGTCAACCGCGAAATCTGCGAACGTTACGTCTTCAACTCTATCGGTTTGGTCACTTATCTGAATCCGTACATCGGCCACCGCAATGGCGACTTGGTCGGCAAAATCTGCGCCCAAACCGGTAAAGGCGTGCGCGAAGTCGTACTGGAGCGCGGTTTGTTGAGCGAAGAAGAGCTCAACCGTATCCTCTCCCCGGAAAACCTGATTAATCCTCATCTGTAA
- a CDS encoding VIT1/CCC1 transporter family protein yields the protein MYSYHRERHFSDRNNWLRASVLGANDGLISTASLLTGVAAAAPDFQTLLLTGVSALIGGAVSMAAGEYVSVSSQSDTEKADLHKECYELVNNPDAELEELTEIYRRRGLSDPLAAEVAKALMEHDALAAHARDEIGITETSAAQPMQAALASAASFCAGAILPLLVALTASTAIVPALAVSTLCGLAGLGYVSAKLGGAPVVPAVLRVCLWGVAALVITGFIGKLAGVAV from the coding sequence ATGTATTCATACCACAGAGAACGCCATTTCAGCGACCGCAACAACTGGCTTCGGGCAAGCGTATTGGGTGCCAATGACGGCCTGATTTCTACTGCCTCGCTGTTGACGGGCGTAGCCGCTGCCGCGCCAGATTTCCAAACCCTGCTGTTGACGGGCGTTTCGGCGCTTATCGGGGGTGCGGTGTCAATGGCGGCGGGGGAGTACGTTTCCGTGTCCAGCCAATCGGATACGGAAAAAGCCGATTTGCACAAAGAATGCTACGAATTGGTAAATAATCCTGATGCGGAGTTGGAAGAGCTGACGGAAATTTACCGCCGCCGCGGTTTGTCCGACCCGCTCGCCGCAGAGGTGGCCAAAGCATTGATGGAACACGATGCGCTCGCCGCCCACGCGCGCGACGAAATCGGCATTACCGAAACCTCTGCCGCCCAACCCATGCAGGCCGCCCTGGCTTCTGCCGCTTCATTTTGTGCCGGCGCGATTTTGCCTTTACTGGTCGCGTTGACAGCTTCTACCGCCATTGTTCCGGCCTTGGCAGTTTCCACTTTGTGCGGACTGGCCGGACTGGGCTATGTCTCCGCCAAACTCGGCGGCGCGCCTGTCGTTCCTGCCGTTTTGCGCGTGTGCCTGTGGGGCGTTGCGGCATTGGTGATAACCGGATTTATTGGAAAACTGGCCGGCGTGGCCGTCTGA